A genome region from Chitinivorax sp. PXF-14 includes the following:
- a CDS encoding acyl-CoA thioesterase: MHSTEIDIRAYHCDGYGHVNNARYLELLDEARWRAWEAIDYGWFAERQMQVVVSRIDIRYLREAVIGDRLTIETELLALNVRDGVFRQCIVRAGKRVAEAEVTFAVLGPASRRALVIEDELKARLLGLGLRTDESTET, translated from the coding sequence ATGCACAGCACCGAGATCGACATCCGCGCCTACCACTGCGATGGCTACGGCCACGTCAACAACGCGCGCTACCTCGAACTGCTCGACGAGGCGCGCTGGCGCGCGTGGGAGGCGATCGACTACGGCTGGTTCGCCGAGCGCCAGATGCAGGTGGTGGTGTCGCGCATCGACATCCGCTACCTGCGCGAGGCGGTGATCGGCGACCGGCTGACGATCGAGACCGAGCTGCTGGCGCTCAACGTGCGCGACGGCGTGTTCCGGCAGTGCATCGTGCGCGCCGGCAAGCGCGTGGCCGAGGCCGAGGTGACGTTCGCCGTGCTCGGCCCGGCGTCGCGTCGTGCGCTCGTGATCGAAGACGAATTGAAGGCGCGGCTGCTGGGACTGGGCCTGCGCACGGACGAATCAACGGAAACATAG
- a CDS encoding SDR family oxidoreductase yields MATPNTFDLSGKIALVTGASRGIGESTAKLLAAHGAHVIVSSRKIEACLDVVEAIKAAGGSAEAMACHIGEMEQIEAIFKSIEDKHGRLDILVNNAAANPHFGPIVDTDVSAFQKTVDVNIRGYFFMSSYGAKLMAAHGGGAIVNVASVNGMIPGVFQGIYSITKAAVISMTKAFAKECAPIGVRVNALLPGATDTKFAAALVKNPAILEKALEHIPMNRVAQPDEMAGAVLYLVSPAASYTTGTCLNVDGGYLLV; encoded by the coding sequence ATGGCTACCCCCAATACCTTCGACCTGTCCGGCAAGATTGCCCTCGTCACCGGCGCGAGCCGCGGCATCGGCGAGAGCACGGCCAAGCTGCTGGCGGCCCATGGCGCGCACGTGATCGTGTCGAGCCGCAAGATCGAGGCCTGCCTCGACGTGGTCGAGGCGATCAAGGCGGCCGGCGGCTCGGCCGAGGCGATGGCCTGCCACATCGGCGAGATGGAGCAGATCGAGGCCATCTTCAAGAGCATCGAAGACAAGCACGGCCGGCTCGACATCCTCGTCAACAACGCGGCGGCCAACCCGCATTTCGGCCCGATCGTCGATACCGACGTGAGCGCCTTCCAGAAGACAGTCGACGTCAACATCCGCGGCTATTTCTTCATGTCGTCCTACGGCGCCAAGCTGATGGCAGCGCACGGCGGTGGCGCGATCGTCAACGTGGCATCGGTCAACGGCATGATCCCGGGCGTGTTCCAGGGCATCTACTCGATCACCAAGGCGGCCGTCATCTCGATGACCAAGGCCTTCGCCAAGGAATGCGCGCCGATCGGCGTGCGCGTCAACGCCTTGCTGCCCGGCGCCACCGATACCAAGTTTGCCGCCGCGCTGGTGAAGAACCCGGCGATTCTCGAAAAGGCGCTCGAACACATCCCGATGAACCGCGTGGCGCAACCGGACGAGATGGCCGGCGCCGTGCTCTATCTGGTATCGCCGGCGGCGAGCTACACCACGGGCACCTGCCTCAATGTGGACGGCGGCTACCTGCTGGTGTGA
- a CDS encoding histidine phosphatase family protein, translated as MPAIYLIRHGQASFGAEDYDQLSPLGEQQSRLLGDWLHRCGQRPARVVAGSLKRHRQTAEACLDALPGGYAGEWQIGQGFDEFDHHEVLVRYRPEFDDRAALGQFLADSGNPRQAFQQVFTAAVARWVGGAHDDYAESWAGFKTRCNAALAELTAQAAEGTTWVFTSGGPISVIVQQLLGIPDRKIFDLNWTLANTGITRLMYRPGQVSVGTVNAFPHLDAAGDPQLITYR; from the coding sequence ATGCCAGCGATCTACCTGATTCGCCACGGTCAGGCCAGCTTCGGCGCCGAGGACTACGACCAGCTCTCGCCCCTGGGCGAACAGCAGTCGCGCCTGCTCGGCGACTGGCTGCACCGCTGCGGCCAGCGCCCCGCGCGCGTGGTGGCCGGCTCGCTCAAACGCCACCGGCAGACTGCCGAAGCCTGCCTCGACGCACTGCCCGGCGGCTATGCCGGCGAGTGGCAGATCGGCCAGGGCTTCGACGAGTTCGATCATCACGAGGTGCTGGTGCGCTATCGCCCCGAGTTCGATGACCGTGCCGCACTGGGGCAATTCCTGGCCGACTCGGGCAACCCGCGCCAGGCCTTCCAGCAGGTGTTCACCGCTGCCGTGGCGCGCTGGGTCGGTGGCGCGCATGACGACTATGCGGAGTCGTGGGCCGGCTTCAAGACCCGCTGCAACGCGGCACTGGCCGAGCTGACCGCGCAGGCGGCCGAAGGCACGACCTGGGTGTTCACCTCGGGCGGGCCGATCTCGGTGATCGTGCAGCAGCTGCTCGGCATTCCCGACCGCAAGATATTCGATCTGAACTGGACGCTCGCCAATACCGGCATCACCCGGCTCATGTACCGCCCGGGCCAGGTCAGCGTCGGTACCGTCAACGCCTTCCCGCATCTCGACGCGGCCGGCGACCCGCAACTGATTACCTATCGATAG
- a CDS encoding DUF1304 domain-containing protein, which produces MEMLSKILVGLVAIEHVYILVLEMFLWTKPKGRKVFGLTADFAEQSKALAANQGLYNGFLAAGLVWGLLHPNAAFGHQIQLFFAACVLVAGIYGGLTAKRSILFIQGVPALLALGALLAG; this is translated from the coding sequence ATGGAGATGCTGAGCAAGATATTGGTTGGGCTGGTGGCGATCGAGCACGTTTACATCCTGGTGCTCGAGATGTTTTTGTGGACCAAGCCCAAGGGGCGCAAGGTGTTCGGCCTGACCGCCGATTTCGCCGAGCAGTCGAAGGCGCTGGCGGCCAATCAGGGCTTGTACAACGGCTTCCTGGCCGCCGGCCTGGTGTGGGGGCTGCTGCACCCGAATGCGGCGTTCGGCCACCAGATTCAGCTGTTCTTCGCCGCCTGCGTACTGGTTGCCGGCATCTACGGCGGGCTCACCGCCAAGCGCTCGATCCTGTTCATTCAGGGGGTGCCGGCCCTGCTGGCGCTCGGCGCGCTGCTGGCCGGCTGA
- a CDS encoding phosphotransferase family protein — MEQLIDQAVAVRAGEELDATAVDAFIKRHASGLDGAPEITQFPGGASNLTYLVRYANRDLILRRPPFGHRAKSAHDMAREARIMAALKPVYRYVPDVVAFCEDQSVMGCDFYVMDRIKGIIPRQNLPKGLALNEEDTRKLCLNVIDKMIELHQVDYKQAGLDHLGKGEGYVARQIDGWSERFRQARTEDVGDFEAVMAWLKAKQPAKDVATCLIHNDYRFDNVVLNPDNPFEVIGVLDWEMATLGDPLMDLGNTLAYWVQADDDPIFQQMRRQPTNAPGMLTRQEVIDYYGEKTGYHVDNFDFYAIYGLFRLAVIVQQIYRRYQEGQAKNPQFAMFGGIANYLEQRCQRLISQSTL, encoded by the coding sequence ATGGAACAACTGATTGACCAGGCCGTCGCGGTGCGCGCGGGCGAGGAGCTCGACGCAACGGCGGTCGATGCTTTCATCAAACGGCATGCGAGCGGGCTCGACGGTGCGCCCGAGATCACCCAATTCCCCGGCGGGGCATCCAACCTGACCTATCTGGTGCGCTATGCCAACCGCGACCTGATCCTGCGCCGTCCGCCATTCGGCCACCGCGCCAAGTCGGCGCACGACATGGCACGCGAGGCACGCATCATGGCGGCACTGAAGCCGGTCTACCGCTATGTGCCCGATGTCGTCGCCTTCTGCGAGGACCAGTCGGTGATGGGCTGCGACTTCTACGTGATGGACCGCATCAAGGGCATCATCCCGCGCCAGAACCTGCCCAAGGGGCTGGCACTCAACGAGGAAGACACGCGCAAGCTGTGCCTCAACGTCATCGACAAGATGATCGAGCTGCACCAGGTCGATTACAAGCAGGCCGGCCTCGATCACCTCGGCAAGGGCGAGGGCTATGTCGCGCGCCAGATCGACGGCTGGAGCGAACGCTTCCGCCAGGCGCGCACCGAGGATGTCGGCGATTTCGAAGCCGTGATGGCCTGGCTCAAGGCCAAGCAGCCGGCGAAAGACGTCGCCACCTGCCTGATCCACAACGATTACCGTTTCGACAACGTGGTGCTGAACCCGGACAACCCGTTCGAGGTGATCGGCGTGCTCGACTGGGAAATGGCCACGCTGGGCGACCCGCTGATGGATCTCGGCAACACGCTCGCCTACTGGGTGCAGGCCGACGACGACCCGATCTTCCAGCAGATGCGCCGCCAGCCGACCAACGCACCGGGCATGCTGACGCGCCAGGAAGTGATCGACTACTACGGCGAGAAGACCGGCTACCACGTCGACAACTTCGATTTCTACGCGATCTACGGCCTGTTCCGCCTCGCGGTGATCGTGCAGCAGATCTATCGCCGCTACCAGGAAGGCCAGGCCAAGAACCCGCAGTTCGCGATGTTCGGCGGTATCGCCAACTACCTCGAACAGCGCTGCCAGCGCCTGATTTCCCAATCCACCCTGTAA
- a CDS encoding acyl-CoA dehydrogenase family protein codes for MDFAHSPKAADYIARMNAFMQEHVLPAEVDYYAQLPTGADWTLWRQPAVMESLKQKAKDAGLWNLFLPDEHGAGLSNVEYAPLAEITGRAGFSAEIFNCAAPDTGNMEVLVKYGSAEQQEQWLKPLLDGTVRSAFCMTEPGVASSDATNMEATAIVDGDEVVLNGRKWWSSGIGHPHCRVLIFMGLTDPNADKHRQHSMVLVPLDTPGVKIERMLPVFGAFDEPHGHGEVSFTNVRLPLSAFIAGPGRGFEIAQGRLGPGRIHHCMRAIGAAEMALELMCKRAATRVAFGKPLARLGGNPDVIANARMAIEQARLLTLKAAWMMDTVGVKGAMSEISQIKVVAPSMAQQVIDAAVQIHGGMGVSDDVPLARLFAYARVLRLADGPDEVHRGLIAKLEMRQQLAKYGVKI; via the coding sequence ATGGATTTCGCCCATTCCCCCAAAGCGGCCGACTACATCGCCCGCATGAACGCCTTCATGCAGGAGCACGTGCTGCCGGCCGAGGTTGATTACTACGCACAGCTGCCGACCGGCGCCGACTGGACCCTGTGGCGCCAGCCGGCCGTCATGGAAAGCCTGAAGCAGAAGGCCAAGGATGCCGGACTGTGGAACCTGTTCCTGCCGGATGAGCACGGCGCCGGCCTCTCCAACGTCGAATATGCGCCGCTGGCCGAGATCACCGGCCGCGCTGGGTTTTCTGCCGAGATCTTCAACTGCGCAGCACCCGACACCGGCAATATGGAAGTGCTGGTCAAGTACGGCTCGGCCGAGCAGCAGGAGCAGTGGCTCAAGCCCTTGCTGGACGGCACTGTCCGCTCCGCCTTCTGCATGACCGAGCCCGGTGTCGCATCGAGCGATGCCACCAATATGGAAGCCACCGCCATCGTCGATGGCGACGAGGTGGTGCTGAACGGCCGCAAGTGGTGGAGCTCCGGCATCGGCCACCCGCATTGCCGGGTGCTGATCTTCATGGGGCTGACCGACCCGAATGCCGACAAGCACCGCCAGCACTCGATGGTGCTGGTGCCGCTCGACACGCCGGGCGTGAAGATCGAGCGCATGCTGCCGGTGTTCGGCGCCTTCGACGAGCCGCACGGTCACGGCGAGGTCAGCTTCACCAATGTCCGCCTGCCCTTGTCAGCCTTCATTGCCGGCCCCGGCCGTGGCTTCGAGATCGCGCAGGGCCGCCTCGGCCCAGGCCGCATTCACCACTGCATGCGTGCCATCGGCGCGGCCGAGATGGCGCTCGAACTGATGTGCAAGCGCGCCGCCACCCGTGTCGCATTCGGCAAGCCGCTGGCCCGCCTCGGCGGCAACCCGGACGTGATCGCCAATGCCCGCATGGCCATCGAGCAGGCGCGTCTGTTGACGTTGAAGGCCGCGTGGATGATGGATACCGTCGGCGTGAAGGGCGCGATGAGCGAGATTTCGCAGATCAAGGTAGTGGCGCCGAGCATGGCGCAGCAGGTGATCGACGCTGCAGTGCAGATTCACGGTGGTATGGGGGTGTCCGACGACGTGCCGCTGGCACGCCTGTTCGCCTACGCCCGTGTGCTGCGCCTGGCTGATGGCCCGGACGAGGTGCATCGCGGCCTGATTGCCAAGCTCGAGATGAGGCAGCAGCTGGCCAAGTACGGCGTGAAGATCTGA
- a CDS encoding LysR family transcriptional regulator, which translates to MHISRIDLNLFVVFDTIYTEGTLTRAAHKLSLSQPAISHALARLRELLNDPLFTRQGMGMVPTPLARNLIGPVRQALQTLEISLHEQASFDPLSTQRTFILGLRDVLEATALPPLLAHLQQNAPHIDIASVRVDRNEIEAELAAGTLDLVVDIPMPMSHDIRQKRLSRDRLVVVVNADHPIIRDALDLDTYLEQPHVLVSSRRKGPGLEDFELNRQGLRRRIALRCQHYFAASRVVSQTDYLLTMPEQYARVANQQFNNRLFEFPLNVPRLDVHLYWHANVESDPANRWLREQISTLFA; encoded by the coding sequence ATGCATATAAGCCGGATCGATTTGAACCTGTTCGTGGTATTCGACACGATCTACACCGAAGGCACGCTGACACGCGCCGCACACAAGCTCAGCCTGAGCCAGCCGGCGATCAGCCATGCGCTGGCGCGATTGCGCGAGCTGCTGAACGACCCGCTGTTCACGCGGCAAGGCATGGGCATGGTGCCCACACCGCTGGCTCGCAACCTGATCGGGCCGGTGCGGCAGGCGCTGCAGACGCTCGAAATCAGCCTGCACGAGCAGGCCAGCTTCGACCCGCTGAGCACGCAGCGCACCTTCATTCTCGGCCTGCGCGACGTGCTCGAAGCCACCGCCCTGCCGCCGCTGCTCGCCCACCTGCAGCAGAACGCGCCGCACATCGACATCGCCAGCGTGCGCGTCGACCGCAACGAGATCGAGGCCGAGCTGGCCGCCGGCACGCTCGACCTGGTGGTGGACATCCCGATGCCGATGAGCCACGACATCCGCCAGAAACGACTGTCGCGCGACCGCCTGGTGGTGGTGGTGAACGCCGATCACCCGATCATCCGCGACGCGCTCGACCTCGACACCTATCTCGAGCAGCCGCACGTGCTGGTGTCGTCGCGCCGCAAGGGGCCGGGCCTGGAGGATTTCGAGCTGAACCGCCAGGGCCTGCGCCGCCGCATCGCGCTGCGCTGCCAGCACTATTTCGCCGCCAGCCGCGTGGTGAGCCAGACCGACTACCTGCTGACCATGCCCGAGCAGTACGCACGCGTCGCCAACCAGCAGTTCAATAATCGCCTGTTCGAGTTCCCGCTCAACGTGCCGCGGCTCGACGTGCACCTGTACTGGCACGCCAATGTCGAGAGCGACCCGGCCAACCGATGGCTGCGCGAGCAGATATCGACGCTGTTTGCCTAA
- a CDS encoding DUF456 domain-containing protein: MGLELLWWGLAIAMIVVGFVGNLVPLLPGMPLMLAGMVLGAWVDHFSKVGIATLALLGFLVLLGQLADFVAGSLGAKRAGASGKAVWGATLGSLVGVLGGLPGIVLGPFIGAAIGEYLAERDLLRAGKVGVAAWLGLVLGMAAKIALAFTILGVFGFALLV, from the coding sequence ATGGGATTGGAACTGCTGTGGTGGGGGCTCGCCATTGCCATGATTGTCGTGGGCTTCGTCGGCAACCTCGTGCCGTTGTTGCCCGGCATGCCGCTGATGCTGGCCGGCATGGTGCTCGGTGCCTGGGTGGATCACTTCAGCAAGGTCGGCATCGCCACGCTTGCGCTGCTCGGGTTCCTGGTGCTGCTCGGCCAGCTGGCCGACTTCGTTGCCGGCAGCCTCGGCGCCAAGCGTGCCGGCGCCAGCGGCAAGGCCGTGTGGGGTGCTACGCTGGGCTCGCTGGTCGGCGTCCTCGGCGGCTTGCCGGGCATCGTGCTCGGCCCTTTCATCGGCGCGGCAATCGGCGAATACCTGGCCGAGCGCGACCTGCTGCGCGCCGGCAAGGTCGGCGTCGCCGCCTGGCTGGGGCTGGTACTGGGCATGGCGGCCAAGATCGCGCTGGCGTTCACGATACTCGGCGTGTTCGGTTTTGCGCTGCTGGTTTAG
- a CDS encoding MGMT family protein, whose product MTQMAPFERFYSVIRTIPAGCVCTYGRIAELAGMPRRARLVGHALKALPDGSEVPWWRVLNSQGRISARGLGGSDEYQRLLLEEEGVAFDASGRVDFRRHGWPRQD is encoded by the coding sequence ATGACACAGATGGCTCCATTCGAACGCTTCTACAGCGTCATCCGCACGATTCCGGCCGGCTGCGTATGCACTTACGGGCGCATCGCCGAGCTCGCCGGCATGCCGCGCCGCGCGCGCCTGGTCGGGCATGCGCTCAAGGCGCTGCCGGACGGCAGCGAGGTGCCGTGGTGGCGCGTGCTCAACAGCCAGGGCCGCATCAGCGCGCGCGGGCTCGGCGGCAGCGACGAGTACCAGCGCCTGCTGCTCGAAGAAGAGGGCGTGGCCTTCGACGCCAGTGGCCGCGTCGATTTCAGGCGCCACGGCTGGCCGCGGCAGGACTGA
- a CDS encoding bestrophin family protein, producing MIVRDRPSGFRLFFVLRGSILPQIRGPLLANTLVATIVAVTHGALFHLKITLTTIPFSLIGLALAIFLGFRNSAAYDRYWEARKLWGELVHRSRSLARQCQSLIDMPTPMLASNGLSDVRVRMVYRTIAFVHALRHMLRDSTDYHELTPLLSEHETRRLTQTSNPPDWLMQCMGQDLQQCLQEGRLDGCRAAALDATLSAMASAAAGCERIKNTPIPFSYALLLHRTAYLYCFLLPFGLVDSIGFMTPFVVGIVAYTFFGLDALGDEIEEPFGLDPNDLPLESISRAIEINLREALADEHVPEEIAVIDHCLM from the coding sequence ATGATCGTCCGCGACCGCCCCTCTGGTTTCCGCCTGTTTTTTGTCCTGCGCGGCTCCATCCTGCCGCAGATACGCGGCCCGCTGCTCGCGAACACCCTCGTCGCCACCATCGTGGCCGTCACCCACGGCGCGCTGTTCCATCTCAAGATCACGCTGACCACCATCCCGTTCAGCCTGATTGGGCTGGCGCTCGCCATCTTCCTGGGTTTTCGTAATTCGGCGGCCTACGACCGCTACTGGGAGGCACGCAAACTGTGGGGCGAGCTCGTGCACCGCAGCCGCAGCCTGGCGCGGCAATGCCAGAGCCTGATCGACATGCCCACGCCGATGCTGGCCAGCAACGGCCTGTCCGACGTGCGGGTACGCATGGTCTACCGGACCATCGCCTTCGTGCACGCACTGCGCCACATGCTGCGCGACAGCACGGATTACCATGAGCTCACCCCGCTGTTGTCCGAACACGAGACGCGGCGGCTGACGCAGACGTCGAACCCACCGGACTGGCTGATGCAGTGCATGGGCCAGGATCTGCAGCAATGCCTGCAAGAGGGGCGGCTCGACGGCTGCCGTGCCGCCGCGCTCGATGCCACGCTGTCGGCCATGGCCTCCGCCGCGGCCGGCTGCGAGCGCATCAAGAATACGCCGATCCCGTTCTCCTACGCCCTGCTACTGCACCGCACGGCCTATCTATACTGCTTCCTGCTGCCTTTCGGCCTGGTGGATTCGATCGGCTTCATGACGCCCTTTGTGGTCGGCATCGTCGCCTACACCTTCTTTGGCCTCGACGCGCTCGGCGACGAGATCGAGGAGCCGTTCGGGCTCGACCCCAACGACCTGCCGCTCGAATCGATCAGTCGCGCCATCGAGATCAACCTGCGCGAAGCACTCGCGGACGAACACGTGCCGGAAGAGATCGCGGTGATCGATCACTGCCTGATGTAG
- the ilvD gene encoding dihydroxy-acid dehydratase: MPAYRSRTSTHGRNMAGARALWRATGMKDEDFNNKPIIAIANSFTQFVPGHVHLQNMGQLVAREIEKAGGVAKEFNTIAVDDGIAMGHGGMLYSLPSRDLIADSVEYMVNAHTADALVCISNCDKITPGMLMAALRLNIPVVFVSGGPMEAGKVNWRGVERNLDLVDAMVEAADSKVSDEEVAVIERSACPTCGSCSGMFTANSMNCLTEALGLSLPGNGSLLATHGDRKELFLKAGRTIVELAKRYYEQDDASVLPRAIATFDAFENAMSLDVAMGGSTNTVLHLLAAAHEAGVPFTMKDIDRVSRRVPCLSKVAPATQKYHMEDVHRAGGVIGILGELDRAGLINRDAKTVHAPTMADALDKWDIKRPSVDDAAKTFYRAAPGGVATTIAFSQSMRYPELDDDRAEGCIRDKANAYSQDGGLAVLTGNIAERGCIVKTAGVDDSILKFSGRARVFESQDAAVEAILADRIVAGDIVVIRYEGPKGGPGMQEMLYPTSYLKSKGLGKECALLTDGRFSGGTSGLSIGHVSPEAAEGGVIGLVNEGDMIDIDIPNRGISLRVDDAEIAARRAAMEAKGRDAWKPVNRQRYVSPALRAYAAMTTSADTGAVRDVSQVERK; encoded by the coding sequence ATGCCCGCTTACCGTTCCCGCACATCCACCCACGGCCGCAACATGGCCGGCGCCCGCGCCCTGTGGCGCGCCACCGGCATGAAGGACGAGGATTTCAACAACAAGCCGATCATCGCGATCGCCAACTCCTTCACCCAGTTCGTGCCGGGCCACGTGCACCTGCAGAACATGGGGCAGCTGGTGGCGCGCGAGATCGAGAAGGCCGGCGGCGTGGCCAAGGAATTCAACACCATCGCCGTCGATGACGGCATCGCCATGGGCCACGGCGGCATGCTGTACTCGCTGCCGAGCCGCGACCTGATCGCCGATTCGGTCGAATACATGGTCAACGCCCACACCGCTGATGCGCTGGTGTGCATCTCGAACTGCGACAAGATCACCCCAGGGATGCTGATGGCCGCGCTGCGCCTCAATATCCCGGTCGTGTTCGTATCCGGCGGGCCGATGGAAGCGGGCAAGGTCAACTGGCGCGGCGTCGAGCGCAATCTCGACCTGGTCGACGCGATGGTCGAAGCCGCCGACAGCAAGGTCAGCGACGAGGAAGTCGCCGTGATCGAGCGCTCCGCCTGCCCGACCTGCGGCTCCTGTTCCGGCATGTTCACCGCCAACTCGATGAACTGCCTGACCGAAGCGCTGGGCTTGTCCTTGCCCGGCAACGGCTCGCTGCTCGCCACCCACGGCGACCGCAAGGAACTGTTCCTGAAAGCTGGCCGCACCATCGTCGAGCTGGCCAAGCGCTACTACGAGCAGGACGACGCCTCGGTGCTGCCGCGCGCGATCGCCACCTTCGATGCCTTCGAAAACGCGATGAGCCTCGATGTCGCCATGGGCGGCTCGACCAACACCGTGCTGCATCTGCTGGCTGCCGCTCATGAAGCCGGTGTGCCGTTCACGATGAAGGACATCGACCGCGTCTCACGCCGTGTGCCCTGCCTCAGCAAGGTTGCCCCGGCGACGCAGAAATACCACATGGAAGACGTGCACCGCGCCGGTGGCGTGATCGGCATCCTCGGCGAGCTGGACCGCGCCGGCCTGATCAACCGCGATGCCAAAACCGTCCACGCCCCGACCATGGCCGACGCGCTCGACAAGTGGGACATCAAGCGCCCGAGCGTCGATGACGCGGCCAAGACCTTCTACCGCGCCGCGCCCGGCGGCGTCGCAACCACCATCGCGTTCAGCCAGAGCATGCGCTACCCCGAGCTTGACGATGACCGCGCCGAAGGCTGCATCCGCGACAAGGCCAACGCCTACTCGCAGGACGGCGGCCTGGCCGTGCTGACCGGCAATATCGCCGAGCGCGGCTGCATCGTGAAGACGGCCGGTGTCGATGACTCCATCCTCAAGTTCAGCGGCCGTGCGCGCGTGTTCGAGAGCCAGGATGCGGCGGTTGAAGCAATTCTCGCCGACCGGATCGTGGCCGGCGATATCGTCGTGATCCGCTACGAAGGCCCGAAGGGCGGCCCGGGCATGCAGGAAATGCTGTATCCGACCAGCTACCTGAAATCCAAGGGCCTGGGCAAGGAATGCGCCCTGTTGACCGACGGCCGCTTCTCCGGCGGCACCTCGGGCCTGTCGATCGGCCACGTCAGCCCGGAAGCGGCTGAGGGCGGCGTGATCGGCCTCGTCAACGAAGGCGACATGATCGATATCGACATCCCGAACCGCGGCATCAGCCTGCGTGTGGACGACGCGGAAATCGCCGCCCGCCGCGCCGCGATGGAAGCCAAGGGCCGCGACGCGTGGAAGCCGGTCAACCGCCAGCGCTACGTGTCGCCCGCGCTGCGCGCCTACGCGGCGATGACGACCTCGGCCGACACCGGGGCCGTGCGCGATGTGAGCCAGGTCGAACGCAAGTAA
- a CDS encoding benzoate/H(+) symporter BenE family transporter: protein MPAQADTPSLKSQGHALSVLAAGLVTVLVGFTSSYAIVVQAGQAMGMDRAGIISMTLALCLGMGLTTLLPSLWLRMPVVTAWSTPGAALLAVTAHQGGVASAIGAFMLCGALLLLVGITGWFERGMSRIPAALASALLAGVLVRFGLETFAALKTALPVVGAMLLVYLVGKRVTQRFVIPLVLLAGVAAALLSGKLVLPVLALHWATPVATAPHFVLADMIGIALPLFIVTMASQNVPGVAVLKAFNYPVPVSRVIALTGLATLLLAPFGAYALNLAAITAALCMGAEVHPDPGKRYLAAAAAGALYIVIGLLAPSIVDIFTAFPHELIIAVAGLALLPTIGRGLATALADETEREPALIAFLVTASGVTLFGIGAAFWGVVAGVVSRLILVRKP from the coding sequence ATGCCGGCCCAAGCAGATACGCCCTCCCTCAAATCCCAAGGCCACGCGCTGTCCGTGCTCGCTGCGGGGTTGGTCACCGTGCTCGTGGGCTTCACCAGCTCCTACGCGATCGTGGTGCAGGCCGGGCAGGCCATGGGCATGGACCGCGCCGGCATCATCTCGATGACGCTGGCGCTATGCCTCGGCATGGGGCTGACCACGCTGCTGCCGAGCCTGTGGCTGCGCATGCCGGTGGTCACGGCCTGGTCCACGCCCGGCGCGGCGCTGCTGGCGGTCACCGCGCATCAGGGCGGGGTGGCGAGCGCCATCGGCGCCTTCATGCTGTGCGGCGCGCTGCTGTTGCTGGTCGGCATCACCGGCTGGTTCGAGCGCGGCATGAGCCGCATCCCGGCTGCACTGGCGAGCGCGCTGCTGGCCGGCGTGCTGGTGCGTTTCGGGCTGGAGACCTTCGCTGCGCTGAAAACCGCGCTGCCGGTGGTGGGCGCCATGTTGCTGGTCTACCTCGTCGGCAAGCGCGTGACCCAGCGTTTCGTGATCCCGCTGGTGCTGCTGGCCGGCGTGGCGGCTGCGCTGCTCTCCGGCAAGCTCGTGCTGCCAGTACTGGCGCTGCACTGGGCGACGCCGGTGGCGACCGCGCCGCACTTCGTGCTGGCGGACATGATCGGCATCGCGCTGCCATTGTTCATCGTCACCATGGCCTCGCAGAACGTGCCGGGCGTGGCCGTGCTCAAGGCATTCAACTACCCGGTGCCGGTCTCCCGGGTGATCGCGCTGACCGGGCTGGCGACGCTCCTGCTGGCGCCGTTCGGCGCCTATGCGCTGAACCTGGCTGCGATCACGGCGGCGCTGTGCATGGGCGCCGAGGTGCACCCCGACCCGGGCAAGCGCTATCTTGCGGCGGCGGCGGCCGGTGCGCTCTACATCGTGATCGGCCTGCTCGCGCCGAGCATCGTCGATATCTTCACCGCCTTCCCGCACGAGCTGATCATCGCCGTGGCGGGCCTCGCACTGCTGCCGACGATCGGCCGCGGGCTGGCGACCGCGCTCGCCGACGAGACGGAGCGCGAGCCGGCGCTGATCGCGTTTCTCGTCACCGCCTCCGGCGTCACGCTGTTCGGCATCGGCGCCGCGTTCTGGGGCGTGGTGGCGGGTGTCGTGTCGCGGCTGATCCTGGTGCGCAAGCCGTGA